One window of the Triticum dicoccoides isolate Atlit2015 ecotype Zavitan chromosome 3B, WEW_v2.0, whole genome shotgun sequence genome contains the following:
- the LOC119277629 gene encoding uncharacterized protein LOC119277629, whose product MPPSGPVSFSPPRTVTTPRGAHARSLPRTLATARVCPARSPLRTIGTASSSPRTVAEPRGCPARALSQTAMPPGDTARVPPRTVAMPLHGRAPAFDHHLPMLLPLGDDGDGTNKVWAGEKRRRKYLPPSSSATTQHLQDPISHATDMEMEDTILPQEGGDEHTGPGVILTKEDQAEYAKILRPNISPPIDPNSYMAFEDYDEIEERLARLRIAYYKIVKPEAAHELKEPEEYTEDELIKESYFRHLEDDDSFEWFFHRDDSQNPGLNDYQRIVLSNFLPDSCERLYRYHDDYRSRYHTYEIDSVYVKYYGEISKKLKWVADYVNLDRSTEKWRNMDTIAWRQALRIATHFPHMTVRLAAFAYNEYIIELREDASLKDIDLLYFEIWRLVAKEDRKYLDAVKEVYAMDKFAIHKRVLHAELNAATVFVTIKQMIYSIVKEGGIDLKAKEDEARDVFSKLAFGKHKTKNMAQYAEKKMEIAGRLGLDKKERFVFARI is encoded by the exons ATGCCACCAAGCGGCCCCGTCTCTTTCTCCCCGCCGCGGACCGTCACCACGCCACGAGGCGCCCACGCTCGCTCCCTGCCGCGGACCCTCGCCACCGCACGAGTTTGCCCTGCTCGCTCCCCGCTGCGGACCATCGGCACCGCTAGCTCCTCGCCGCGGACCGTCGCCGAGCCACGAGGCTGCCCAGCTCGTGCCCTGTCGCAGACCGCCATGCCACCAGGCGACACTGCTCGTGTCCCGCCGCGGACTGTCGCCATGCCGCTCCACGGCCGCGCTCCTGCCTTCGACCATCATCTTCCGATGCTCCTGCCACTGGGCGATGATGGAGATGGAACAAACAAGGTGTGGGCAGGGGAGAAGAGGCGCCGCAAGTACCTACCCCCATCATCTTCCGCCACTACCCAGCATCTTCAAGACCCGATTTCTCATGCGACAGACATGGAGATGGAGGACACCATCTTGCCACAAGAAGGTGGCGATGAGCACACCGGGCCAGGCGTTATTCTCACCAAGGAAGACCAGGCCGAATATGCTAAAATTTTGCGTCCCAATATTTCTCCTCCTATTGACCCGAACTCTTATATGGCATTTGAGGACTACGACGAGATAGAAGAGCGCCTTGCACGCCTTCGCATCGCTTATTACAAG ATTGTGAAGCCAGAGGCTGCACATGAACTAAAGGAACCAGAAGAGTACACCGAGGATGAACTTATTAAGGAGTCCTACTTTCGGCATTTGGAGGATGATGATAGTTTTGAGTGGTTCTTCCATCGCGATGATAGCCAGAACCCTGGATTGAATGACTACCAACGCATTGTCCTTAGTAATTTC CTGCCTGATAGTTGTGAACGCCTGTATCGCTATCACGATGATTACCGCTCACGTTATCATACATATGAAATTGATTCCGTTTATGTCAAGTACTATGGAGAAATATCAAAGAAATTGAAG TGGGTTGCAGATTATGTAAATCTGGATCGCAGTACCGAGAAG TGGAGAAACATGGATACTATAGCATGGAGGCAAGCATTGAGGATTGCAACCCACTTCCCCCATATGACTGTTCGTTTAGCTGCTTTTGCTTATAAT GAGTACATTATAGAGCTGAGAGAAGATGCGTCCCTCAAGGACATAGATCTTctctattttgagatatggaggcttGTCGCCAAGGAAGAT AGAAAATACTTAGATGCTGTGAAGGAAGTATATGCAATGGACAAATTTGCTATACACAAAAGGGTACTACATGCTGAACTGAATGCGGCTACTGTCTTTGTAACAATAAAGCAAATG atttattctaTTGTCAAGGAGGGTGGCATTGATCTGAAG GCTAAGGAGGATGAAGCTCGGGATGTGTTTAGCAAGTTAGCTTTCGGGAAG CATAAAACAAAGAACATGGCGCAGTACGCTGAGAAGAAGATGGAGATCGCAGGTCGGTTGGGTTTGGACAAAAAG GAAAGATTTGTTTTCGCGAGAATATGA